Genomic segment of Ailuropoda melanoleuca isolate Jingjing chromosome 1, ASM200744v2, whole genome shotgun sequence:
TTCCGTGGTGCCTGGAGTGCTCTGCTGATggggggcagggcctggagggATCCGAAGTATCTCTGTATCCTGGCGGGTAGCAGTGCTGGCACGCAGTGGTGCAAGTGGTGAGCACACCCAGGTCAGCGTTGGCACATCTCCACGTGTCTTTAGGGCAAGGCCGTCTGGATGGTGCTCTCTGCTCCTACacagagaaggacaagcagaagTACTTGCAGGCGGCCCACTCGGCCGGCGTCTGCAACATTGAGATGGAGTCTTCGGTCTTGGCTGCCATATGTGGTGCATGTAGCATCCCAGGTAGGTGAGCGTCCGGTCGCTGGGGTCCCTTGTCCGGGGCTCAGCCTCCAGGTCCTCCTCCCGCCCCCATTACCCACCACCCAGCACCTACCAGCAGCGTCTGCCTTCCAACCACCCTGCCCCAAGGCAAGTTTCTGGACGGGGTGGCATCATCCATCCCTGCACTCGGACACCTTTGACTGTCACACCGTCCAGGGCAGGGTCCTCGGTGGCCGTGCAGTGGCTTGCCCGCCACTAAGTGGGATGAGAAAGACCcaccttggctcaggtcaggagGCAGCTGACGCTTCCCTGAACCTGCTTTCCAAGCTCCTTAGAGTTCTGACTTGGGGTTAATCCACTCCCGAGTTCCTGGGCTCCCTTTCAGCGTCCAGCGTGGCCTTCCAGAACTCCTGGAAGCCTGACTTTCAAGGGACCTGCTTTAAACGTTCTtttggaagtgaaggctgggaggAATCAGGCGAGAACAGGACAGGCCTGCGGGACAGCCGAGGGGACACCTTGTCTGTCTTGGGGAACCTGTTAGAAAGCGGGCGCTTCGCCGTGACGTGGTGTTTGCTCTCTGCAGTGGCCGTGGTGTGTGTCACTCTACTCAACCGCCTGGAAGGGGACCAGGTCAGCAGCCCCCACGAGGTGCTGGTCGAGTACCAGCAGCGGCCACAGCGCCTGGTGAGCCACTTCATCAAGAAGCGCCTCGCGGCCGCCCGAAACCCCCCAAATCTCTGAAGATGTGCGGGTACAATCACTGCAATTCAAGTCACCGTCAGGCGCCTGGATGACCTCGGTTCTGGAGAACACACATGACTCTTgagatctccaggtcctgagttcgagccccaccttgggcatagagattacttaataaataaacaaactttttaaaaaatcaccctcAGAATCTccttttgtggggcacctgggtggctcagtcggtgacgcgtctgccttcaactcagggcatgatctcagggtcctgggatcgagtcccaccggtcccacatcaggctccctgctcagcagggagtgttcttctccctctccctttgctgttccccctgcttgtgctctctctgtcaaataaataaaatcttaaaaaagagactCGTTTTGTATATCTTCATGCGCACTTTACATAAGAATTTAGGGAAGTGGGTTGCATTTCAGAAGCTAAGAATCCTGCATTAACAAcacagaagatttttttaaaagctgtcctGGAGTGTTTTTGACCACATTAGGCTGGGGGTGGGTTTTGTTTGAGGACAGTCCtctgaatatttgaaatatttccagaGAAAATTTTCAGACTTTTCAATTCTAGTGGTTGTCAGATTTCACATCACTAAGCAGGAAATCTGACTATAGTTCCACAAAACTCATTCTCTGATATATTTTTGGAATTCTTTCACCACTTGTAGTGAGAGATGACCAAGAAGCAGGAGTTTGAGAAATAAATGCACTTACGCATATAGCTTTCTGGAACATTCCACCCCCGTGTAATTACGCAGTGATGACTGCCGGCTAGACGGGTCTGGGTCCAAGCACCTGCAGGAATGACACGTCCTGGCTCCAAAACCCCTTGTTCTGTGCGTCCTCCCTGGTGCATTGGGCCCAGGCTCCCCTGCAAGGTGCACGGGCGGCCTCCATGTCCCCTAGCGTCCTTCTGGGATCGGTCACAGAGTGGCCCTGGCTGGGATGCTGAGGGTGCCTGCAGGGAGAACCCAGCATGTCCCTTCCTGTCTCAGGTGAGTGGTAGCAGCCACTTCTGGGGTGTCCCAGCCCCCCCATCCTAGGGGTGGTTGGGTCTTGGGACATCCCCAGCTGCCGTTTGTCCCAGGTGACTTCTCTATACTTTTGCATAAATGTGGCTAATTTCTGGTATTCAGTTCTGCTTTAAATACTTGAGGtgcggggcacctggatggctcagtcggttaagtgtctgccttcctgctcaggtcatgatctcagggtcctgggatcgcgccccacatcgggctccctgccactccgcctgcctgtgctctcacactgtctgtcaaataaataagtaaaatcttaaacgCTTGAGGTGGGCTGTCCCCTGGTCACACCCTGGGGCATGCCCTGTGCTGTTGGCCCCTGCTTGGCGGCTAGCCACGTGACTTTGTGGGCACGGGAAGTTATGTCACGACCATGCACCTGATGGGTGTGTGTGTCGTCTATGCCCTCCTCAAAGAGGCCCATCCCTGAGATTCTGAGATTCACCCCAAGTTGAAGGCGGATTATCAGGTCACTCTCTGCGCTGAGCCAATGCACCTGTTCGAGCGCCAGGAGCAAGGGGCCTTTCGCCCTCCCACCTCCCGGCGACAGGCGGTCTACAGAGCAAATCGCCTGAGGTTTCACTCGGCACCCTGAAGCGGTGGTCTGCAGCACCACTACGTGAGGCTGTCCATGAGCCGAAGGCCAGAGGTCCAGCCGGAGCCTCCGGGGAGGCTGGCAGGTCCCCGAACGGGCGTGTCCACTGGTGCTCCATGGCGTCTAACCCCGGCACGAGCTGCAGGAGCTGGGCTGTCCCCTCCGCCCCCAGGCCACTGTCGCAGTGCAGTCAGTGGCCCCCAAGTTCCCAGACTGCAGCTGTACGTCACCAGACCCCACTGGGTGCACATCTGCGGGCCAAATATCGACCCCGAGTGGATCAGTGACCCCGTGGCCTCTGGCCTCCctgagtggggaaggggtgcaTAGAGTTCGGTGTATCAGATGATGCAGTGCTGCGAAGTGGAGGATAATACATGTatctgatttcatttacatgaagttcaaaaacaggcaaaacaacATCTTGTTTCAGAATACAAGCTCCCAGCAGCAAGATAGGGGCAACCGTGGCATCGCGGATTGAGAACCCGGGGACTTATTTATAGCGCATGGAAACATCTCCACTGCCCCCGaagtactctttttttcttaatgtttttttaagattgtattcatttatttgagagagagagtgagagcacaagcagggggagcagcagagggagagggagaagcagacaccccgctgagcagggagcccgacgtggactcgatcccacgaccctgggatcatgacctgagctgaaggcagatgcttcaccgactgagccccccagatgcctcTCCCCAAGTACTTTTGCAATTAGGGAGTCAGTGAAAGAGATTTCTGACAGATGTTCGTGTAGGGGGATGGGCTCTGCACATGCGCACTGTTAGCGATAACTAACATTTATCAGTTAATGTGCGGGAGGCACCACGTGGAACCTACGTGAATTCCCCTGCCCGCCCCGCATGGACTTGCGTTATCCGGGAACTCCGGGGAAGGCACCGAGTTGTAGGGCGGCTGACGGCGTGATGCGTGAACGCGTGGCCTGTGTCGAGTGCCATGTCCTTTGGATGTGAGTGTGAGCACATACCAcgcacatgtgtacacacacgcgCGTGCAGGTAGGCGTTTACCTGATAAGAAAGGAACAGCACTCATTTCtccaggcttcccagaggaagaagtCAGGCAGCAATTCCGGTCCTCATCGCTGTTTCTGGCGTAGCCCCtgctgcaggggtggggcacaCGCCCTCAAGTCAGGGTCCCCTCCAGAGAGAGCtttgttaaaagaattttttaaaaggtaaaatccTGCCGATCATACAGATAGGAAGACACGTGTGCTGGAAATAAAACAGTGTTGCTGATGAAAGACCCTTCTGCTCCCGGTCCGAGAAGCCAGACTTGTCACACGCTGTCACAAGACTGCCTGTGCACAAGGCCAGGCCAGGGGCTCTAGCCTCTGCGCAGAATCTCACCATGTTGTGTCCAGGAACGTGCGGGGTCAGTGAGagttcctctcctctccttgaaAGTGCACGCCCTCTGATGGGCTTGGgagcttttttggggggtatGCATTCCCAGTTCCAAGGGGCACTGGATCTTACATTGTAAAATCCAAAGGTCAGGCCTCCTACCAGCTGACTATGTTTCAAGGAGATACTTGTACCCTATAGGTCCCTCCGGGGCACACAGGCCCCCCGCGGACATCACAGGTCTTTGCAGTCCATAATTGGGTGTGGGTTTGTCCAGGTGCCATAGGAAGTCAGTTCAACAAATCTGCTGGGACTCTCCCAGGAAGCTACTGTCATCCCATCCTATAGGCTGTAAGACAGACGCCCCAGGGGTGAGTCTTGGAGGAGCAGACATGTCAGGGGTAAACTGAGGACAGAACCTGCAACCCAGGCTTAGGAGACACAGAAGACATTTCCCAAACTCAGCTTCCTGAACGGGCCTCTCTGCATGCCGGGATTACacagcccccacccaccaggAAAACTTCCTCTTGCTGAGGTTCCTGTCGAATCCCCTTCTACATGTCACAGGGCAAGGTGCTGTAAAccccaggggccctgggtggctcagtcggttaagccagAATCTCAGGCTTTGGGTCCAGGAAGCCCTGCCCGACCCCAGCCTTTCAGGGGCACCCTCCCTCCCACTGTGGGGAAgagaattttcaggaaaaagaaaatccgGACTCTCCCACAGGTCTAAAAACAAGCCTGTGGTAAAGAGCACATTTCACTGGTGTGAGGGAATGGGGCAGACACTCTCAAGGGTTCGGAGAAcggggggcatctggctggcttagcCAGCGGAGCAGgcaactctggatcttggggtcctgagttcgagcctcacgttgggtgtagagatcacttaaaataaataaagtttaaagaagaactaaaggGCTCAGAGAATGGGAAAAGCACGCGCTGCCCCAGGAGAGCCCGGGGCATGTTGAAACAGGTGCAATGCAGGGCGGGGAGCAGCTGACCTCCAGGAGGCCCCGGGGAGAAGTTGCTCAGAGCTCTCCCAGGGGCCAGGCTGTGGGTGCCCTACAGGGTCGCAGAGCACATGGCCGCGAAGGTGTGCTGCAGACACCGCAGAGTTTTCTatgcaaacactttttttttttttttctatagaaggAAATCTGTTTACTGCCCATCAAGTAAGAAACGTGGCAGAGAGACAAGGCGGCTCTGGTTTGGGACAAAGGCTCCGGTTTTGctcttcttgcctcttccttGTGATGGGATCTTGGCTGCTGGGTCCCTCTGTCTGAGCCCTGGTCACCCTGCGTGGGACGTGGGGGTTCACAGAGCAGTAGGCGGCTttcttgccctcccctccccttccctccccccccctccccttctttttttttttttttttgcggtgAAATATACCTCACGTAATGTCTGCCATTGTAATCATCCATACGCatgattcagtggcattaattttGCAATGTTGTGCAATCAGCACTTTTTACGCCCAGAAATCTTCTGTCATCCCTGACATAGCTCTGTACCCACACACACGAATTCTATCCctttgcccccagcccctggtaccCACgaatctactctctgtctctatgaatttgcctgttctaaGTCCCTCATGaaggtggaatcatacagtatttgtcttttgtttgtttggctttatTTCACTGATTCCCAGGTCCATGCATGTATGGCATAGATCAAAACCTTATTCCTTCCTAAGACgaaataatgttccattgtacgtatatgtatttgtttatccatttatccgtTGATGGATGCCTGTGTTCTATCCACCTTCCGCCTACTGTTGGTAATGCTGCTGAGAAAACGGGTGTGCAGATAGTCAGCCCAGtccttgcctttattttatttttaattttttaaaagattttttttgttatttatttatttgagagagtgagagagagagagagagaaagtggggtgaggggcagagggagaagcaggcttcccgctgagtagggagccccacgcgggactCGATcttgggactccgggatcatgacccgagccgaaggcagacgcttaagatgGAGCCCCCCAGttcttgcttttaattcttttgggtgtgAATTGGGAGTGGagctgctgggtcatatggcatttctatgtTTACCTCTTTGAAAAACCACGTGGGCCTAATTTTATCTCCATGCAGGAAGCCGAGGGACAATTGTCATTAGGTTGACCCTTTTCTGCAGCTCACCTTCTCACACCTCGTCCCTTCTGGAGAGGGTGAGGCTACTccaaattttgtatattttaaaaaatttttattttaagtaggctcaacacccaacatgggccttgaagtcaggaccctgagatcaagagtcacatgctctaccatcTGAGCCCGCCAGGAGCCCTCTGTATTAACAAAGCCCTAGCAAGGTCCCTAAAAGAGGAAGCTAGAAGGATCCGGCCCTGGCCTGTGACAGTCCGCGGCTGGGCTCCCTGTGTGTGCAGGGCGGTCTGTAAATGCCCGTCTTCCAGAAACGCGCTGTACTCGCAGTGTCCCGGAGGTTATGGGCTTGAGCTA
This window contains:
- the UPP1 gene encoding uridine phosphorylase 1 isoform X3; this translates as MVFCFIPGSCRESKERTRGSEKAGAHLLGLKPGSVVITRQAVDASFKPVFEQVVLGKRVVQRTHLDEELAQELMQCSLELLDFPTVLGNTMCTSDFYEGQGRLDGALCSYTEKDKQKYLQAAHSAGVCNIEMESSVLAAICGACSIPVAVVCVTLLNRLEGDQVSSPHEVLVEYQQRPQRLVSHFIKKRLAAARNPPNL